A genome region from Caloranaerobacter ferrireducens includes the following:
- a CDS encoding ABC-ATPase domain-containing protein → MRNKEFLRKKLHQLDNKGYKLYKEIQGEYDFNDFILYIDYVQGDPFASPSRMRVRIPIEKAKIPKKYFDTKYKKIALEDFLIRSFHKEIKSSSKGIRGTGKSGLIYIDVGGQEILERTAAKVNENYIEIRFFVGLPARGRKILGKIAIEMLFNEIPKIVENSLIYDNFNKTLMVDYVNLIEDQIFLREEMRKRGLITFVANDSILPRESGISDRPMKGRKVIPFKSPESLEVEFNLPNRGHIKGMGIKRGVTLIVGGGYHGKSTLLKAIERGVYNHIPGDGREFVLTIEDAVKIRAEDGRNVENVDISPFISNLPFGLTTEDFTTENASGSTSQAANIMEALEIGTSLLLLDEDTSATNFMIRDGRMQNLVAKEKEPITPFIDRVRQLYEEMDISTILVVGGSGDYFDVADYVIMMENYEPKDVTDKAKKISEEYKSSRKIEVNGDFGKIKNRTPIKKSLEIKGKEKIKAKGIDKIMYGKTLIDLSFIEQLVDSSQTEAIANIIKFIKNKYINDKTPLTDIIKKLYKDIEEKGLDVISPNTGSPAGNLAMPRPYEVAAAINRLRVIKMK, encoded by the coding sequence ATGAGAAATAAGGAGTTCTTAAGAAAAAAGTTACATCAATTAGATAATAAAGGCTATAAATTATATAAGGAAATACAAGGTGAATATGATTTTAATGATTTTATACTTTACATAGATTATGTGCAAGGAGATCCATTTGCTTCGCCGAGTAGAATGAGAGTAAGAATTCCTATTGAAAAAGCTAAGATACCAAAGAAATATTTCGATACTAAATATAAAAAAATAGCTTTAGAGGATTTTTTAATAAGAAGCTTTCATAAAGAAATTAAAAGCAGTTCAAAAGGGATTAGAGGAACTGGAAAGAGTGGTCTTATATATATAGATGTAGGAGGACAAGAAATATTAGAAAGAACAGCAGCTAAAGTAAATGAAAATTACATAGAAATAAGGTTTTTTGTCGGACTTCCTGCAAGGGGAAGAAAAATACTTGGAAAAATTGCAATTGAAATGTTATTTAATGAGATACCTAAAATAGTTGAAAACTCTTTAATATATGATAATTTTAATAAAACTTTGATGGTTGATTATGTGAATCTTATAGAAGATCAAATATTTTTGAGAGAAGAAATGAGAAAAAGAGGATTGATAACTTTTGTAGCTAATGATTCAATCCTACCAAGAGAAAGTGGTATAAGTGATAGACCTATGAAGGGTAGAAAAGTTATACCTTTCAAGTCACCAGAATCTTTAGAAGTAGAGTTTAATTTACCTAATAGGGGTCATATTAAGGGAATGGGAATAAAACGTGGTGTAACATTAATTGTAGGAGGAGGTTATCATGGAAAATCTACACTATTAAAAGCTATTGAAAGAGGAGTATATAATCATATACCAGGTGATGGAAGAGAGTTTGTACTCACAATAGAAGATGCTGTTAAAATTAGAGCTGAAGATGGAAGAAATGTTGAGAATGTGGATATATCACCATTTATTAGCAATTTGCCCTTTGGCTTGACAACAGAAGATTTTACGACTGAAAACGCTAGCGGAAGTACTTCGCAGGCTGCTAATATAATGGAAGCATTAGAAATAGGAACTAGTTTGCTATTATTAGATGAAGATACTAGTGCAACTAATTTTATGATAAGAGATGGAAGAATGCAAAACTTAGTTGCAAAGGAAAAAGAACCTATAACTCCTTTTATTGACAGAGTCAGACAATTATACGAGGAGATGGATATTTCTACAATACTAGTAGTTGGAGGTTCAGGTGATTATTTTGATGTCGCAGATTATGTAATTATGATGGAAAATTATGAACCAAAAGATGTAACCGATAAAGCAAAAAAGATTAGTGAAGAGTATAAAAGTTCAAGAAAGATAGAAGTGAATGGTGACTTTGGAAAAATAAAAAATAGAACTCCAATTAAAAAAAGTTTAGAAATAAAGGGAAAAGAGAAAATCAAAGCAAAAGGTATAGACAAGATTATGTATGGTAAAACTTTAATAGATTTATCCTTTATTGAACAGCTTGTTGATTCAAGTCAGACTGAGGCAATAGCAAATATTATTAAGTTTATTAAAAATAAGTACATAAATGATAAAACTCCTTTAACAGATATTATTAAAAAATTATATAAAGATATTGAAGAAAAGGGTTTAGATGTTATTTCTCCTAATACAGGAAGCCCTGCTGGAAATTTGGCTATGCCTCGTCCTTATGAAGTTGCAGCTGCTATAAATAGACTTAGAGTAATAAAAATGAAATAG
- a CDS encoding DMT family transporter, producing the protein MERRKIGILLILLSSLFFALMAATVKSLNNIPVAEKIFFRNLLGLIVATYIILKKGKKVSGNNKKLLFLRSIFGLLGVACYFFALSKIPLADAVILNKLSPFFVIILSSIFLKERFNKIQMLSLAIALIGAAFVIKPQFSYTIIPAFIGLLSAFFAGAAYTTIRHLRHTDSPEIIVFYFTLFSTLTMIPVMSSGYFVLPTLTEIIRLILLGIFATTAQFLMTNAYRFAPAGELSIYTYMNIVFSMILGIVIWFEIPDILSLMGALLIITAGAINYFSNKRGNVLQN; encoded by the coding sequence ATGGAACGCAGAAAAATAGGTATATTATTAATTCTATTATCATCACTATTCTTTGCACTAATGGCAGCTACAGTAAAATCATTAAATAATATTCCAGTAGCAGAAAAAATCTTTTTTAGAAATTTACTTGGACTTATTGTTGCAACATACATAATTCTAAAGAAAGGCAAGAAAGTATCTGGAAATAATAAGAAGTTATTATTCTTAAGAAGTATATTTGGATTATTAGGTGTAGCTTGTTATTTTTTTGCGTTATCAAAAATTCCTTTAGCAGATGCAGTAATACTTAATAAATTATCACCATTTTTTGTAATCATATTATCGTCGATTTTTCTAAAAGAAAGGTTTAATAAAATACAAATGTTATCTTTGGCAATTGCTTTAATTGGAGCTGCTTTTGTTATTAAACCACAATTTAGTTATACTATTATACCAGCTTTTATAGGTCTTTTATCTGCATTTTTCGCTGGTGCTGCTTATACAACAATAAGGCATTTAAGACATACAGATTCACCAGAAATTATAGTTTTCTATTTTACATTATTTTCAACATTAACTATGATACCTGTTATGAGTTCAGGGTATTTTGTTTTACCAACTTTAACTGAAATAATAAGATTAATTTTATTGGGGATATTTGCAACAACTGCACAATTTTTGATGACTAATGCATACAGATTTGCCCCTGCAGGTGAGCTTTCAATTTATACTTATATGAATATTGTTTTTTCTATGATATTGGGAATTGTAATTTGGTTTGAAATACCTGATATTCTTAGTTTAATGGGAGCTTTATTAATAATTACAGCTGGAGCAATTAATTATTTTTCAAATAAAAGAGGAAATGTTTTACAAAATTAA
- a CDS encoding asparaginase, producing the protein MKKKVAVIFTGGTISMKIDPRIDAAIPALSSEEILAMVTNIEKFAEVEIINFAKLPGPHMTPYKMMELAKLVKETIKRDDITGVVVTHGTDTLEETAYLLDLTIKSEKPIIVVGAMRNGSELGYDGPSNLSASICTAISEEARGRGVLVVMNNEVNAASEVTKTNTLSLNTFKSPEFGPLGIVDNDEVIFYRDIINHEHIETDSIEPKVALIKCAAGMDDDIINFCIETGYKGIVIEALGRGNVPPNMVEGIKKAIENDIPVVIVSRCPTGRVLDTYGYPGAGKTLRQLGAIFGNNLPGQKARIKLMLALSITKDMNKIKEIFEKDIYK; encoded by the coding sequence ATGAAGAAAAAAGTTGCAGTTATTTTTACAGGCGGTACTATTTCGATGAAAATTGATCCTCGTATTGATGCTGCAATCCCTGCATTATCAAGCGAAGAAATTTTAGCTATGGTTACAAATATTGAAAAATTTGCTGAAGTTGAAATTATAAACTTCGCTAAACTTCCAGGGCCACATATGACTCCATATAAAATGATGGAATTAGCAAAATTAGTAAAAGAAACAATTAAAAGAGATGATATAACAGGCGTTGTAGTAACTCATGGAACAGATACTTTAGAAGAAACTGCATATTTACTAGATTTAACAATAAAATCTGAAAAACCAATCATAGTTGTTGGAGCCATGAGGAATGGTTCTGAATTAGGTTACGATGGCCCAAGCAATTTATCAGCTTCAATATGTACAGCTATATCTGAAGAAGCTAGAGGCAGAGGCGTTCTTGTAGTTATGAATAATGAAGTCAATGCTGCAAGTGAAGTAACAAAAACAAACACACTTTCATTGAACACTTTCAAATCACCAGAATTTGGACCTTTAGGAATTGTAGACAATGATGAAGTAATATTCTATAGGGATATAATAAATCATGAACATATTGAAACCGATTCAATCGAACCTAAAGTAGCTTTAATAAAATGTGCTGCTGGTATGGATGATGACATTATTAATTTTTGTATTGAAACAGGATATAAAGGAATAGTTATTGAAGCTTTAGGTAGAGGAAATGTTCCACCAAACATGGTAGAAGGTATTAAGAAAGCCATAGAAAACGATATCCCAGTTGTTATTGTCTCAAGATGTCCAACTGGTAGAGTTTTAGACACTTATGGATATCCTGGTGCTGGTAAAACGCTTAGGCAATTAGGTGCTATATTTGGTAATAACCTTCCAGGTCAAAAAGCTAGAATTAAGCTAATGTTAGCTTTAAGCATAACTAAAGACATGAATAAAATAAAAGAAATATTTGAAAAAGACATATATAAATAG
- a CDS encoding nucleoside recognition domain-containing protein, translating to MEKRATGHIGNTLFNGLKSGLQTTFFLSKIIITVYFIITFLKYTPFIDWISNLFSPFMNIFGLPGEAAIVLVLGNVLNLYAALGAVSTLTLTAKQYTIIAVMLSFSHSLFMETAVAKKIGISVLGVVLLRLTLAILSGIMLNLVI from the coding sequence ATGGAAAAAAGAGCTACAGGTCATATAGGAAATACTCTGTTTAATGGTTTAAAAAGTGGTTTACAAACAACATTTTTTCTTTCAAAAATCATTATAACTGTTTATTTTATTATAACATTTCTAAAATATACACCTTTTATAGATTGGATTTCTAATCTTTTTTCACCTTTCATGAATATTTTCGGATTGCCTGGAGAAGCAGCTATAGTATTAGTTCTTGGAAATGTGTTAAATTTATATGCAGCTTTAGGTGCTGTATCTACTTTAACATTAACAGCTAAACAATATACAATAATAGCTGTAATGCTTTCTTTTTCTCACAGTCTATTTATGGAAACTGCTGTAGCCAAAAAAATTGGAATTAGTGTTTTAGGTGTTGTTTTATTAAGATTGACTTTAGCTATATTATCTGGAATTATGTTAAACTTGGTAATTTAG
- a CDS encoding nucleoside recognition domain-containing protein yields the protein MIFKEAVNGSINSILTIAKVIIPLMILMEILRDFKFLDKLSDLLKPLARFLGLSKNSIFPLLIGLIFGLAYGAGVIIKSAKEGELQKKDLYLLMIFLVSCHSVFEDTLLFVAIGANGWLLLSFRLITAIILTIAVAKVFDKLFKTQEDTMKS from the coding sequence TTGATATTTAAAGAAGCAGTTAATGGTAGTATTAATTCAATATTAACTATTGCTAAGGTAATAATACCTTTAATGATACTTATGGAGATACTTAGAGATTTTAAATTTCTTGATAAGTTATCTGATTTATTGAAACCATTAGCAAGATTTTTAGGATTATCAAAAAATTCTATTTTCCCTCTGTTAATAGGTTTGATTTTTGGCTTAGCATATGGGGCAGGTGTAATAATTAAATCTGCGAAAGAAGGCGAGTTACAGAAAAAAGATTTATATTTGCTTATGATTTTTTTGGTTTCTTGCCATTCAGTTTTTGAAGATACACTGCTATTCGTAGCGATTGGTGCTAACGGATGGTTACTTTTAAGCTTTAGATTAATTACAGCTATAATTTTAACTATAGCTGTAGCTAAAGTTTTTGATAAGTTATTCAAAACTCAAGAAGACACGATGAAAAGTTGA
- a CDS encoding acyl-CoA dehydratase activase codes for MKECYLGVDVGSVSTNIVIIDENNDVIAKKYIRTKGKPIKAIQFGFKEIKEEIGEIEIKGVGTTGSGRYLASILIGADIVKNEITAHAVAALNYVPDVKTILEIGGQDSKIIILRDGIVTDFAMNTVCAAGTGSFLDRQAARLGIDIKEFGELALKSNNPIRIAGRCAVFAESDMIHKQQLGHNQEDIINGLCEALVRNYLSNVGKGKEILAPVVFQGGVAANVGIKRAFEKALDMEVYVPKHYDVMGAIGSAILAREEVKSKEVSKFKGFEVADIDYKVKGFECNDCANMCEVIQILAEDKVIARWGDKCGKWTNLSDINLQRLA; via the coding sequence TTGAAAGAGTGTTATCTAGGAGTTGATGTAGGTTCGGTAAGTACGAATATTGTTATTATAGATGAAAATAATGATGTTATAGCAAAAAAATATATAAGGACCAAAGGAAAACCAATAAAAGCTATTCAGTTTGGTTTTAAAGAAATAAAAGAGGAAATTGGTGAAATAGAAATAAAGGGTGTAGGAACAACGGGTAGTGGAAGATATTTAGCAAGTATATTAATAGGTGCTGATATTGTCAAAAATGAAATTACAGCTCATGCTGTAGCAGCATTAAATTATGTACCTGACGTTAAAACAATATTGGAGATAGGAGGACAGGATTCTAAAATTATTATTTTGAGGGATGGCATAGTAACTGATTTTGCTATGAATACAGTATGTGCAGCTGGTACTGGTTCATTTTTAGATAGGCAGGCTGCTAGATTGGGAATAGACATAAAAGAATTTGGCGAATTAGCTTTGAAATCAAATAATCCTATTAGAATTGCTGGAAGATGTGCAGTATTTGCAGAATCAGATATGATTCATAAGCAGCAATTAGGACATAATCAAGAGGATATTATAAATGGATTATGTGAGGCTTTAGTAAGAAATTATCTAAGCAATGTAGGAAAAGGAAAGGAAATACTTGCTCCAGTTGTATTTCAAGGAGGAGTCGCAGCAAATGTAGGAATAAAAAGGGCTTTTGAAAAAGCTCTTGATATGGAAGTATATGTACCAAAGCATTATGATGTAATGGGAGCGATTGGGTCAGCAATATTGGCTAGGGAAGAAGTCAAGTCAAAAGAAGTATCAAAGTTTAAAGGATTTGAAGTTGCTGATATTGATTATAAAGTTAAAGGGTTTGAATGTAATGACTGTGCGAATATGTGTGAAGTTATTCAAATATTGGCTGAAGATAAAGTTATAGCTAGATGGGGAGACAAATGTGGAAAATGGACGAATCTATCAGATATTAATTTACAGAGATTAGCGTAA
- the thiI gene encoding tRNA uracil 4-sulfurtransferase ThiI — protein sequence MQRIVSISFGEIALKGLNRSYFEKKLLNQIKYSIKGLGAPKVYRDQGKIYVITDDENIDDIVEKLKKVFGIVYISPGYRVEKDMEKMIEKAIESVKQTIEHKEVRTFKVQVKRADKRFPIKSMDVAREIGAAILRELKVLKVDVNNPDLLVKVDIRDYCYIYTDKIRGYGGLPVGTNGKALLLLSGGIDSPVAGFMIAKRGVSINAVHFHSYPFTSERAEEKVKKLASLLAEYCGKMKLYSVNILPIQREINEKCPEDEMTIISRRFMMRIAERIAEKEGIDALITGESLGQVASQTIKSLNVTNSVVKRPVFRPLIGMDKVEITEIAMDIGTYETSILPYEDCCTVFLPKHPVTRPKLEDIEKSEEALDIESLVEDAIEKMEIIEINSQENVE from the coding sequence TTGCAAAGAATAGTGAGTATAAGTTTTGGAGAGATTGCCTTAAAAGGCTTAAATAGGTCATATTTTGAAAAGAAATTGTTGAATCAAATTAAGTATTCTATAAAGGGATTGGGTGCACCTAAGGTCTATAGAGATCAAGGGAAAATATATGTTATTACAGATGATGAAAATATAGATGATATAGTTGAAAAGCTTAAAAAAGTTTTTGGTATAGTTTATATAAGCCCAGGATATAGAGTCGAAAAAGATATGGAAAAAATGATTGAAAAAGCTATAGAGTCTGTTAAACAGACTATTGAACACAAAGAAGTTAGAACTTTTAAGGTTCAAGTGAAAAGAGCAGATAAAAGGTTTCCAATAAAATCAATGGACGTTGCCAGAGAAATTGGAGCTGCAATATTAAGAGAATTGAAAGTATTAAAAGTAGATGTTAATAATCCAGATTTATTAGTAAAGGTGGATATTAGAGATTATTGTTATATATATACAGATAAGATAAGAGGCTATGGAGGATTGCCAGTAGGTACTAATGGTAAAGCACTTTTATTATTATCTGGAGGAATAGACAGTCCAGTTGCAGGATTTATGATAGCAAAAAGAGGAGTTTCAATAAATGCAGTTCATTTTCATAGTTATCCATTTACAAGTGAGCGAGCAGAAGAAAAAGTTAAAAAGTTAGCTAGTTTACTAGCCGAATACTGTGGTAAGATGAAGCTTTATAGTGTAAATATTTTGCCTATACAAAGAGAAATAAATGAAAAATGCCCAGAAGATGAAATGACTATTATATCTAGAAGATTTATGATGCGAATAGCAGAAAGAATTGCTGAAAAAGAGGGAATAGATGCACTTATTACAGGTGAAAGCTTAGGGCAAGTTGCAAGTCAGACGATAAAAAGTCTTAATGTAACTAATTCAGTAGTAAAAAGACCTGTATTTAGACCTTTAATTGGTATGGATAAAGTAGAAATTACTGAAATTGCTATGGATATAGGTACTTATGAAACATCTATTTTACCATATGAGGATTGCTGTACAGTCTTTTTACCAAAACATCCAGTAACTAGGCCAAAATTAGAAGATATTGAAAAATCAGAAGAAGCGCTTGATATTGAGAGTTTGGTTGAAGATGCTATTGAAAAAATGGAAATAATCGAAATAAATTCTCAGGAAAATGTGGAGTAA
- a CDS encoding HD-GYP domain-containing protein has protein sequence MSIIKIDEVIPGMVLIEDVEDLDTGNILLKSGTVLNKKNILHLKNMNISYINVLEITGEIKEVNKNKQKSFINKYDNLANKTKKILKDIKLGKKIIVSEISDEVDDIIDEITNSNNILGRLRQIEQSDDYTFQHSLNVCMLSIMLGKWLGYTEIELKQLAISGLFHDIGKLKISKDIIEKPSKLSEMEFNIVKKHTIFGYNILRETVGISQSTAFGALQHHEREDGSGYPLRLKSDKIHEFGKIIAICDIFDAMTSKRVYKDKKSPFRVAELIAENRFGVLDARISTVFLDNISKFYIGNLVKLSNGFIGEIVYVNKNIPTRPVVKVENDFIDLMKVNDIEIIDIIE, from the coding sequence ATGAGTATTATAAAAATTGATGAAGTTATACCAGGAATGGTTTTAATTGAGGATGTTGAAGATTTAGATACTGGTAATATATTACTTAAAAGTGGAACTGTTTTAAATAAGAAAAATATACTGCATTTAAAAAATATGAATATTAGTTACATAAATGTTCTTGAAATAACAGGTGAAATAAAAGAAGTAAATAAAAATAAACAGAAATCATTTATTAATAAATATGATAATTTAGCAAATAAAACAAAAAAGATTTTAAAAGATATAAAGTTAGGAAAAAAAATTATAGTTTCAGAAATAAGTGATGAAGTAGATGATATTATAGATGAAATAACTAATAGTAACAATATATTAGGTAGATTGAGACAAATCGAGCAGAGTGATGATTATACTTTTCAACATTCTTTAAATGTTTGTATGTTGTCAATTATGTTAGGTAAATGGCTGGGGTATACAGAGATAGAATTAAAACAATTAGCGATTTCAGGTTTATTTCATGATATTGGTAAGTTGAAAATATCAAAAGATATAATTGAAAAACCTAGTAAATTAAGTGAAATGGAATTTAATATTGTAAAAAAACATACTATATTTGGATATAATATTCTTAGAGAGACTGTAGGGATTAGTCAAAGCACAGCTTTTGGAGCTTTGCAGCATCATGAAAGAGAAGACGGTAGTGGATATCCTTTAAGGCTTAAGTCAGATAAGATACATGAATTTGGTAAGATAATTGCGATTTGTGATATTTTTGACGCAATGACTTCCAAAAGGGTATATAAAGATAAAAAATCACCGTTTAGGGTAGCTGAACTTATTGCTGAAAATAGATTTGGCGTTTTAGATGCAAGAATTTCTACTGTTTTTTTGGATAATATTTCGAAGTTTTATATAGGTAATTTAGTTAAGTTAAGTAATGGCTTTATAGGTGAAATTGTATATGTAAACAAAAATATTCCTACTAGACCAGTTGTAAAAGTAGAAAATGATTTTATTGATTTAATGAAAGTGAATGATATAGAGATAATTGATATTATAGAATAG
- the pgmB gene encoding beta-phosphoglucomutase, which produces MVKIKACIFDLDGVIVDTAKYHYLAWKKLANELGFDFTEKDNEKLKGVSRMESLEILLDLGNVKVDTETKLKLAEKKNNWYRELISKMDESEILPKVKEFINELKNSNIKVAIGSSSKNTMTILNSIKMADIFDVIIDGNKITKAKPNPEVFLLGAEALGVKPNECIVFEDAESGIKAAKKAGMYAIGIGSKEILKEADKVIPDTNSLTIDIINF; this is translated from the coding sequence ATGGTTAAAATTAAGGCTTGTATATTCGATTTAGATGGTGTAATTGTTGACACTGCAAAATATCATTATTTAGCTTGGAAAAAGCTTGCCAATGAACTTGGTTTTGATTTCACTGAAAAAGATAATGAAAAATTAAAAGGTGTTAGCAGAATGGAATCACTTGAGATACTTCTTGATTTAGGTAATGTTAAGGTTGACACAGAAACAAAATTGAAATTAGCTGAAAAGAAAAATAACTGGTATAGAGAATTAATATCAAAAATGGATGAATCCGAAATACTACCAAAAGTTAAAGAATTTATCAATGAACTAAAAAATTCAAATATCAAAGTTGCAATAGGATCTTCAAGTAAAAATACTATGACTATCTTAAATAGTATCAAAATGGCAGATATTTTTGATGTTATTATTGATGGTAACAAAATAACTAAAGCTAAACCAAACCCTGAGGTATTTCTTTTAGGTGCAGAAGCTTTAGGTGTAAAACCTAATGAATGTATTGTATTTGAAGATGCAGAATCGGGCATAAAAGCTGCTAAAAAAGCTGGAATGTACGCTATTGGTATTGGTTCTAAGGAAATTCTAAAAGAAGCAGATAAAGTTATACCTGATACTAATAGTTTAACAATCGACATTATTAATTTTTAA
- a CDS encoding LacI family DNA-binding transcriptional regulator → MKDVAKEAGVSISTVSRAFNDYSDIKPETRKKILKIAEDIGYSPSLLARGIRTTNSRRIAIGIEEYDEKKQINSFLYKVIMGFKEYASEQGYEVVFLPNLTKNNKNKLPKIVQDNHLEGIFLMGLKLSDEFYKQVLKGDIPCVLFDIPISKGKVGFVGTDNVKGTGLAMDYLIRNGHRKIAFINGHENAYVSLQRLDGYYLSLMKNEIPIDKTLIYFGDFTEKSGRQGIRKLFNEHNDITAVFAASDLMAIGAIAELKEMGKKIPDEVEVIGFDDIELSSYISPKLSTIRQDTYKLGVSAATLLINIINGQQINQIVIEPELVLRESTRKEKI, encoded by the coding sequence ATAAAAGATGTTGCGAAAGAAGCTGGAGTATCAATTAGTACAGTATCTAGAGCTTTTAACGATTATAGTGATATAAAACCTGAAACACGAAAAAAGATACTAAAAATAGCTGAAGATATAGGGTATAGTCCAAGTCTTTTAGCTAGAGGGATTAGAACTACTAATAGTAGGAGAATAGCAATTGGTATAGAAGAATATGACGAGAAAAAACAAATTAATTCTTTTCTTTATAAAGTAATTATGGGTTTTAAGGAATACGCTTCTGAACAAGGTTATGAAGTTGTTTTTCTTCCTAATTTAACAAAGAATAATAAAAATAAATTACCTAAAATAGTACAGGATAACCATTTAGAGGGAATATTTCTAATGGGACTTAAATTAAGTGATGAATTTTACAAACAAGTTCTTAAAGGTGACATACCGTGTGTTCTATTTGATATCCCCATAAGTAAAGGTAAAGTAGGTTTTGTAGGAACAGATAATGTTAAAGGGACAGGTTTAGCAATGGACTATTTAATTCGTAATGGACATAGAAAAATTGCATTTATTAATGGTCATGAAAATGCATATGTAAGTCTTCAAAGATTAGATGGATATTATTTATCTTTAATGAAGAATGAAATTCCTATAGATAAGACTTTAATTTATTTTGGCGATTTTACTGAAAAAAGTGGTAGACAAGGGATTAGAAAATTATTTAATGAACATAATGATATAACAGCTGTTTTTGCTGCTAGTGATCTAATGGCTATAGGTGCAATTGCCGAATTAAAGGAGATGGGTAAAAAAATTCCAGATGAAGTTGAAGTTATTGGATTTGATGATATTGAATTAAGCTCTTATATAAGTCCTAAGCTCTCAACTATAAGACAAGATACTTATAAGTTAGGAGTCTCGGCTGCTACGCTCCTAATTAATATAATAAATGGTCAGCAAATAAACCAGATAGTTATAGAACCAGAATTAGTTTTAAGAGAATCTACTAGAAAAGAAAAAATATAA
- a CDS encoding cysteine desulfurase family protein — protein sequence MEVYLDNSATTRPRDEVIDAMIYMLKSAYGNPSSLHRKGLEAEKEIEKSRKIISKFLGVDSKEIFFTSGGTESNNIAIQGLIKKYAKRGKHIITTKIEHPSVLNIFKHYEEKGFEVTYLDVNEKGIVDLKQLERSINDKTILVSIMMVNNEIGTIQPIKEITEIIKKKNKSVKLHVDGVQAFGKIDVPLKNLGIDTFSFSGHKIHGPKGVGGLYIRNGITLEPIIFGGNQEKGLKSGTENTPGVIGLGKAVEIIKNNFKDEKNYIKELKQYFIDKVVERIDNIKINSYTDDRCAPHIVNISFIGVKGEVLLHYLEEDGIFVSTGSACSSHKKGRSHVLKSIGLKEKEIEGAIRFSLAYYNTKEEIEYVVDKLEKSVRDIRKITMR from the coding sequence ATGGAAGTTTACTTAGACAATAGTGCTACAACAAGACCAAGAGATGAAGTTATTGATGCTATGATATATATGTTAAAAAGTGCATATGGAAATCCATCATCTTTGCATAGAAAAGGATTGGAAGCAGAGAAAGAAATAGAAAAATCAAGAAAGATAATTAGTAAATTTTTAGGTGTAGACAGTAAAGAAATCTTCTTTACTTCAGGTGGGACAGAAAGCAATAACATAGCTATACAGGGATTGATAAAAAAATATGCAAAGCGAGGAAAACATATCATAACTACCAAAATTGAACATCCATCAGTATTAAACATATTTAAACACTATGAAGAAAAAGGATTTGAAGTTACATACTTAGACGTTAACGAAAAGGGGATTGTTGACTTAAAACAGTTAGAAAGAAGTATAAATGATAAAACAATTTTAGTATCTATTATGATGGTTAATAATGAGATAGGAACAATACAGCCTATTAAAGAAATAACTGAAATAATTAAGAAAAAAAATAAAAGTGTAAAGCTGCATGTTGATGGAGTACAGGCTTTTGGGAAAATAGATGTACCGCTTAAAAACTTAGGAATAGATACTTTTTCTTTTAGTGGACACAAAATTCATGGACCAAAAGGTGTAGGCGGACTATATATTAGAAATGGTATTACATTAGAACCGATTATTTTTGGTGGTAATCAAGAAAAAGGTTTAAAATCAGGAACAGAAAATACACCAGGGGTTATAGGATTAGGTAAAGCTGTTGAAATTATTAAAAATAATTTTAAAGACGAAAAAAATTATATAAAAGAGTTGAAACAATATTTTATTGATAAAGTTGTAGAAAGAATTGATAATATTAAGATAAATAGCTATACTGATGATAGATGTGCTCCACATATAGTAAATATATCATTCATCGGAGTTAAAGGTGAAGTGTTATTGCATTATTTAGAAGAAGATGGTATATTTGTATCCACAGGATCTGCGTGTTCTTCACACAAAAAGGGAAGGAGTCATGTGCTTAAAAGTATAGGTTTAAAAGAAAAAGAAATTGAGGGAGCAATAAGATTTAGCTTAGCTTATTACAATACAAAGGAAGAAATTGAATACGTAGTTGATAAACTTGAAAAGTCAGTTAGAGACATAAGAAAAATTACAATGAGGTGA